CCCTTCCAAGGGAGGGATGTGGTTGGCAAAGTAATGTGTAAAGATGAGCTTATGTTTTCAAGATTATCAAATAATATAAAGGTGTTCCTCAAACACATCCCCTCCCTCGGAGGGGCTTGGGGAGGCTTTGAAGGGACTTTTGTTTTCTTTCTTTTCCTTTTCCTCCTCTCTTCCTGTGCAAAAATGGGCGAACCCGACGGTGGATGGTACGACGAAGCACCACCGAAGATACTGGGTTCTGCGCCTGCCGACCGCTCAACGGACGTGAACAGCAAGAAGATAACCATTCTTTTCGATGAATTTATCAAGTTGGACAATCCTACGGAAAAGGTGGTCGTGTCGCCCCCGCAGCTCGAAGCACCCATAATCAAGGGACAGGGAAAGAAGATTTCCATTGAGCTGATAGACGAGCTGAAACCCAACACCACCTACACGGTGGACTTCTCGGACGCCATTTCGGACAACAACGAGAACAATCCTCTCGGAAATTACACCTATTCCTTCTCCACCGGCGACCACATCGACACGATGGAGGTAGCCGGATATGTGTTGGAAGCCGAGAATCTCGAGCCTATCAAGGGCATACTCGTGGGCTTATACAGCAACCAGTCCGACACGGCTTTCCAGAAACTGCCGATGCTCCGTGTGTCGCGCACCGACAGCCGCGGCCACTTCTCCGTCAAGGGCGTTGCAAAGGGCGATTACAGAATCTACGCCCTTCAGGATGCCGACGGCAACTATATGTTCAATCAGCCGAGCGAAAAGCTGGCGTTCACGCCCGAAGTGATTATGCCTTCGTCCAAACCCGACATCAGACAGGACACGATCTGGCGTGACTCGCTGCGCATTCAGGACATCAGGCAGACGCCCTACACGCATTTCCTCCCGGACGACGTGGTGCTCACGGCTTTCACGGAAGTGCTTACCGACCGTTATTTCCTGAAGGCCGAACGCCGTGAGGCCGACCATTTCTCGCTCTTCTTCAGCTACGGGCACGCCGACCTGCCGACAATCAAGGGGCTGAACTTCAATGCCGACGATGCCTTTATCGTGGAACCGTCGATGAATCAGGACACGATAACCTACTGGCTGCGCGACACAATGCTCGTGAATCAGGACACGCTGCAAATGGAACTCCAGTATATGGCGACCGACTCGCTCGGCAGTCTCGTGCCGCAGACCGACACGCTGGAAGTATTGTCGAAGAATCCTTACGCCAAGCGTATGAAGCAGAAACAGGAGGAATACGCCAAATGGAAGAAGCAACAGGACAAGAACAAGGAGCGCGGACGGGAATATGAAACCGAATATCCCGCAGAACTGCTCGACGTGCGCTACAATGTGGCATCGAGCATCGCACCTGATGAGAATCCCACCTTCGACATTCCCGCGCCGGTGGCCGTCTGCGACACGTCGAAGATACACCTTTACGAAAAGATAGACACCCTCTGGTATCGTGCCCAATACCAATTCGGAGCCGACCCGAGCCACCCTCGGCGATACAAGCTCGTTGCAGGCTGGAATCCGGGCAGCACATACAGCCTTGAGCTCGACTCAATGGCGTTCGTCGATGTCTACGGACGTCCTTCAAAGAAGTTCAAACAGGGCATAAAGGTGCGCGCATTGGAGGAGTTCAGCACGCTGATATTCTCCCTCCAAGGCGTGGACGGCAAGAATTGTCTGCTCCAACTGATGAACGCGAGCGACAAACCATTGAAGACCGTTGCGGCAAAGGACAACGCCGCCATATTCTATTATGTGAAACCCGGCAAGTATTATATGCGGATGATAGTGGACGACAACGACAACGGCCGATGGGACACCGGGCTTTACAGCGGGCAGCGTCAGGCAGAAGCCGTATATTACTACCCCAAGGAGATAGAATGTCAGGCCAAGCGCGAGTTCCGCGACACGTGGAATCCTCACAGCACGCCGCTTTACAGGCAGAAACCGGCCAATATAACCAAGCAGAAGGGCGACGCAAAACAGAAACAGCGCAGCAGAAACGCCGAGCGCGCAAAGAATCTGGGACTGGAATACAATCCGAAAAACGGCATAGAAGAGCATTTAAAGTAAGGCAGATGCCGCCCATTACCTTTCAACCCGAGTTCAGAACAAGCCTGAACTCGGGTTTTTCTATATGCCAAAGACTTTCCCCTGTGCGATGAAGACATTGCTTTCCCTATACCTACGCCAGTTCGGGATAGGATAAACCAAAAATCTCTCACAGAGAGCACAGACTCACAGATTAACGTCTACTCTTCCAAAAACAATCTCTGTGATTCAGTGCTCTCTGTGAGAGGTTAAAACAAAAGAAGATTGATAACTTTTCAGCACAATCTTATGTTTCTTCATCAGGGTTATCACGAACTAAGATTCGTATCTGCATTTATTTATACACCGTTCCGAGAATAGTTTCAAAGCTATGAGACAGTTGTTTCATAGCTTTGAGACAACTGTTTCATAATTATGAGACAATAGTTTCATAGCTTTGAGACAATTCTCGGAACAGTATAGCGACAAATGAAAGTACGTAGGAAATACAATCGGAATACAAGGGAAGAAACGATGCAGACCCGAGAACGCAGGGCTTGTGAGCGTTCTGTCCGTCGGTCTGTTCCCTTGTTTCCCGCTCTCTCACGGGGCTTTCTCCCAACTCCTTTGCTTCTTTTCCCAATCTC
The Prevotella sp. HUN102 genome window above contains:
- a CDS encoding Ig-like domain-containing protein, which translates into the protein MFSRLSNNIKVFLKHIPSLGGAWGGFEGTFVFFLFLFLLSSCAKMGEPDGGWYDEAPPKILGSAPADRSTDVNSKKITILFDEFIKLDNPTEKVVVSPPQLEAPIIKGQGKKISIELIDELKPNTTYTVDFSDAISDNNENNPLGNYTYSFSTGDHIDTMEVAGYVLEAENLEPIKGILVGLYSNQSDTAFQKLPMLRVSRTDSRGHFSVKGVAKGDYRIYALQDADGNYMFNQPSEKLAFTPEVIMPSSKPDIRQDTIWRDSLRIQDIRQTPYTHFLPDDVVLTAFTEVLTDRYFLKAERREADHFSLFFSYGHADLPTIKGLNFNADDAFIVEPSMNQDTITYWLRDTMLVNQDTLQMELQYMATDSLGSLVPQTDTLEVLSKNPYAKRMKQKQEEYAKWKKQQDKNKERGREYETEYPAELLDVRYNVASSIAPDENPTFDIPAPVAVCDTSKIHLYEKIDTLWYRAQYQFGADPSHPRRYKLVAGWNPGSTYSLELDSMAFVDVYGRPSKKFKQGIKVRALEEFSTLIFSLQGVDGKNCLLQLMNASDKPLKTVAAKDNAAIFYYVKPGKYYMRMIVDDNDNGRWDTGLYSGQRQAEAVYYYPKEIECQAKREFRDTWNPHSTPLYRQKPANITKQKGDAKQKQRSRNAERAKNLGLEYNPKNGIEEHLK